The proteins below come from a single Trachemys scripta elegans isolate TJP31775 chromosome 16, CAS_Tse_1.0, whole genome shotgun sequence genomic window:
- the PRR13 gene encoding proline-rich protein 13, with the protein MWDPNAGQPGAYPGAAFPPNPTYPPGSNPAYPPPGNPAFPPGTVPHGSYPIPPAGVPGQPAYPPGHPIQPPFPGQQPGYPLGPYPPPAPGMPGGMGINPLMPGTVMVGTQVLDKKAAKKMRKKMKKAHKVHKPHKLHKHGKHSSSSSSSSSSSSSD; encoded by the exons ATGTGGGATCCCAACGCAG GACAGCCTGGTGCCTACCCCGGAGCGGCCTTCCCTCCCAACCCCACGTACCCACCTGGCTCCAATCCTGCCTACCCTCCCCCCGGGAACCCTGCCTTCCCCCCGGGCACAGTGCCCCATGGCTCCTATCCCATCCCTCCAGCGGGGGTTCCAGGGCAGCCTGCATACCCCCCCGGccaccccattcaaccccctttcCCCGGCCAGCAGCCTGGCTACCCTCTGGGTCCCTACCCACCGCCTGCTCCTGGAATGCCTGGGGGGATGGGTATTAATCCCCTGATGCCTGGGACTGTCATGGTCGGGACCCAAGTGCTGGACAAGAAGGCGGCGAAGAAGATGAGGAAGAAGATGAAGAAGGCTCACAAGGTGCACAAACCACACAAGCTGCACAAGCATGGAAAG cattcctcttcctcctcctcctcctcctcctccagcagcagcgacTGA